One Caldalkalibacillus thermarum genomic window, TTTTTCAAGGCTTGTTTAAGCATGGACAATATTCCCCTCCCCCTTAAAAATCTGCTCGGCAAGCTGGATCGCCACCAATAGGGCACGGGCTTTGTTGCGTGTTTCATTCCATTCCATCTCCGGCACGGAATCGGCTACTATCCCGGCCCCAGCTTGAATAAAGGCTGTGCTGCCCCGCATAAAAATAGTCCGGATGCTGATGCAGGCATCCATGTTGCCAGTAAAGGAAAAGTAACCGATTGCCCCGGAATAACCGTGCCGGGCTTCCTGTTCCAGTTCTGCAATAATCTGCATCGCCCTTACTTTCGGCGCTCCTGTCACGGTCCCAGCCGGAAAACAAGCCGCCAGGCAATCAACCAGATCACACTCCGGTCTCACCCGTCCCTCAACGGCAGAAACAATATGCATTACATGGGAAAAACGCTCGATCACCATCTTCTTCGGCACCTTTACCGTTCCGTATTGGGCTACCCGTCCTACATCGTTTCGCCCCAGATCTAAAAGCATGTGATGTTCAGCACGCTCTTTTTCATTAGCCAATAATTCCTCGGCCAACGCTTGATCCTCCTCAGGCGTGCGCCCCCGGCGGCGGGTTCCCGCGATGGGATTGACCAAAATTTTTCCATTCTCTACCTGAACCAGGCGTTCCGGAGAACTGCCCACCACTTGCATGCCGTCACCCAAGTCTAAATAGTAGAGGTAAGGTGACGGATTAACCATGCGCAATACCCGGTAGATATCAAACGGCTTTACACAGGTCTCGGCCATAAAACGCTGGGAAAGGACAGCTTGGAAAATATCGCCCGCCTCAATATAGGCCTTAATTTTTTGAACGGCTTTAGTAAAAGACGCT contains:
- the trpE gene encoding anthranilate synthase component I, yielding MAYPSLSQVLSLRKEYTLIPIAESIWSDNFTPIRLFQHVKGPYSFLLESVEGGAMWARYSFIGNEPFLVFRVRQGQAYLEYFEPDNQAEHKPGTGARRPTRTEKLSGDPLLHLKHLLAQYRSPGHLNLPRLSGGAVGYIAYDAVTLFEKVSPHRSPVMDQDDIRLMFCDELIAFDHLKQEVTFIGHLQISADMDEQTVRRTYEQKVGQLRQKIKRLCALMSRDEPQAFRLPEQQLEVDWNRVSSNFSKASFTKAVQKIKAYIEAGDIFQAVLSQRFMAETCVKPFDIYRVLRMVNPSPYLYYLDLGDGMQVVGSSPERLVQVENGKILVNPIAGTRRRGRTPEEDQALAEELLANEKERAEHHMLLDLGRNDVGRVAQYGTVKVPKKMVIERFSHVMHIVSAVEGRVRPECDLVDCLAACFPAGTVTGAPKVRAMQIIAELEQEARHGYSGAIGYFSFTGNMDACISIRTIFMRGSTAFIQAGAGIVADSVPEMEWNETRNKARALLVAIQLAEQIFKGEGNIVHA